A region from the Planctomycetota bacterium genome encodes:
- a CDS encoding NADH-quinone oxidoreductase subunit A, which yields MSPTAIVGYLALFVAVGIAFLFANLLLGRFLRPKSPNEEKLEIYECGEPTIGSSFVQFDLRFYVVALLFIIFDVEVAFFFPWAVVYGKATHLMDPQAAVVSQTGALTPAAQNVLGELGVAKPELPDAKATPEANVATIRGMARTLAATSIADILVFFAVLMVGFAYVWRRGDLDWVRAVSRERALVRDAAEAEEESLALA from the coding sequence ATGTCTCCTACCGCGATCGTTGGTTACCTGGCTCTGTTTGTCGCGGTCGGCATCGCGTTCCTCTTCGCCAACTTGCTGCTCGGGCGGTTCCTGCGTCCCAAGTCGCCGAACGAAGAGAAGCTCGAAATCTACGAATGCGGCGAGCCGACCATCGGCTCGAGCTTTGTCCAGTTCGACTTGCGGTTCTACGTGGTCGCGCTGTTGTTCATCATCTTCGACGTCGAAGTGGCGTTCTTCTTCCCCTGGGCCGTGGTCTATGGCAAGGCCACGCACCTGATGGACCCGCAAGCCGCCGTGGTGTCGCAAACCGGCGCGCTGACGCCGGCCGCGCAGAACGTGCTGGGTGAGTTGGGCGTGGCCAAGCCCGAGTTGCCCGACGCCAAAGCCACGCCCGAAGCGAACGTCGCCACGATTCGCGGCATGGCACGAACACTGGCCGCCACGTCGATTGCTGACATACTGGTTTTCTTTGCCGTGCTGATGGTGGGCTTTGCCTATGTCTGGCGGCGCGGCGACTTGGACTGGGTCCGCGCCGTCAGCCGCGAACGCGCCCTGGTGCGCGATGCTGCCGAAGCCGAGGAAGAATCGCTGGCGCTGGCCTAG
- a CDS encoding NADH-quinone oxidoreductase subunit C: MPNGQAFLDQLKKKFGDGITGSNLEAIDPWIEVAPDALVDVCTYLRDDPALQFNFLNCISGVDYFEPDAKKAAKVTWQPHTEVVYHLWSLPNKVSLVLKVILPRWKDDQPGQLPEVPTVSGVWATADWHEREVFDLSGVNFVGHPDLRRILCPEDWLGHPLRKDYEMPLEYHGIRGR; this comes from the coding sequence ATGCCCAACGGCCAAGCGTTTCTCGATCAACTGAAGAAAAAGTTCGGCGACGGCATCACCGGGTCGAACCTGGAAGCGATCGATCCGTGGATCGAAGTCGCGCCCGACGCGCTGGTGGACGTCTGCACCTACCTGCGTGACGACCCGGCTCTGCAGTTCAACTTTTTGAACTGCATCTCGGGCGTGGACTACTTTGAACCCGACGCCAAGAAAGCCGCCAAGGTCACCTGGCAGCCGCACACCGAAGTGGTCTACCACCTGTGGAGCCTGCCGAACAAGGTGAGCCTGGTCCTCAAGGTGATTCTGCCGCGGTGGAAAGACGATCAGCCGGGCCAGTTGCCCGAGGTGCCGACCGTCAGCGGTGTGTGGGCCACGGCCGACTGGCACGAGCGCGAAGTGTTCGACCTGTCGGGCGTGAACTTCGTGGGGCACCCGGACCTGCGGCGGATCCTGTGCCCGGAAGACTGGCTGGGACACCCGCTGCGGAAAGACTACGAGATGCCGCTCGAATACCACGGAATCCGCGGGCGCTAG
- a CDS encoding 4Fe-4S binding protein: MLQWFKDVFSAVYTVLHGLYVTLRYWMRTYDPQRRTFTHHFEYPELPVPVAPRYRGFHRYDLTTCIACDQCAKACPVDCIYIGKERVTNGKGFKITGFTIDYSKCMFCALCVEPCPVDCIFMGATHDLSCYSRDGCIVDFSRLPVEIGWGRATLNPTAVAQSKVIAEPVHGGPNQ, encoded by the coding sequence ATGCTGCAATGGTTCAAAGACGTCTTCAGCGCGGTCTACACGGTCTTGCACGGGCTGTACGTGACGCTGCGGTACTGGATGCGGACCTATGACCCCCAGCGCCGGACGTTCACGCACCACTTCGAGTACCCCGAGTTGCCGGTGCCGGTGGCGCCGCGCTATCGCGGATTCCACCGCTACGACCTGACGACGTGCATCGCTTGTGACCAGTGCGCCAAGGCCTGCCCAGTCGATTGCATCTACATCGGCAAGGAACGGGTCACCAACGGCAAGGGCTTCAAGATCACCGGTTTTACGATCGACTATTCGAAGTGCATGTTTTGCGCCTTGTGCGTCGAACCTTGTCCAGTCGATTGCATCTTTATGGGAGCGACGCACGACCTGAGCTGCTACAGCCGTGACGGTTGCATTGTCGATTTCTCGCGTTTGCCGGTGGAAATCGGCTGGGGCCGAGCTACGCTGAATCCTACGGCAGTCGCTCAGTCCAAGGTGATTGCCGAGCCAGTCCACGGTGGTCCAAACCAGTAG
- a CDS encoding NADH-quinone oxidoreductase subunit D (Catalyzes the transfer of electrons from NADH to quinone), with the protein MATHLDDPRVIEFDVRTDEMLVNMGPQHPSTHGVLRLVLRTDGEIVSETTPHLGYLHRCAEKIGENLTPRQWIPYTDRMDYLAGMNMNLGWAMTVEKLMRLELPDKAKHLRVIIAEMNRIASHLVGMGAYGLDLGTFSPFLYAFREREKILDLFEMACGARLTYSYLTVGGATHDLPNGWLQKCEQFLEQFWPVIAECHALLTTNEIFVRRTAGIGVMSGEMATSYGCTGPVLRGSGVDWDLRRDGEAWYTSLYDGYAFEVIVEKNGHYPRDYQYPAVPKTAILGDCWHRFYVRMLEVVQSIDLVRQAIDRYSRATGAYGVPVKLNEKLPKGEVYLETEAPRGQMGFYLVSDGSPIPWRARARSSCFCNLSITHALCRGCLIADVPAIVGSLDIVMGEIDR; encoded by the coding sequence ATGGCTACCCACCTCGATGACCCTCGAGTAATCGAATTCGACGTCCGCACCGACGAGATGTTGGTGAACATGGGACCGCAACACCCCAGCACGCACGGCGTGCTCCGGCTGGTGCTACGGACCGACGGCGAAATCGTCAGCGAAACCACGCCTCACCTGGGCTATCTGCATCGCTGCGCCGAAAAGATCGGCGAGAATCTGACGCCGCGGCAGTGGATTCCGTACACCGACCGCATGGACTACCTGGCCGGCATGAACATGAACCTCGGCTGGGCCATGACGGTCGAGAAGCTGATGCGGCTCGAACTGCCCGACAAGGCCAAGCACCTGCGGGTGATCATCGCCGAGATGAACCGCATTGCCAGCCACCTGGTCGGCATGGGGGCCTATGGCTTGGACCTGGGGACGTTCAGCCCGTTCTTGTACGCCTTCCGCGAACGGGAAAAGATTCTCGACCTGTTCGAGATGGCCTGCGGCGCGCGGCTGACGTACAGCTACCTGACCGTGGGCGGCGCGACGCACGACTTGCCCAATGGCTGGCTGCAAAAGTGCGAACAGTTCCTCGAACAGTTCTGGCCGGTGATCGCCGAGTGCCACGCGCTGCTGACGACGAACGAAATCTTCGTCCGCCGCACGGCGGGCATTGGCGTGATGTCGGGCGAGATGGCGACCAGCTACGGCTGCACCGGGCCGGTGCTGCGCGGCAGCGGCGTCGACTGGGATCTGCGCCGCGACGGCGAAGCCTGGTACACGTCGCTGTACGACGGCTATGCGTTCGAAGTGATCGTCGAAAAGAACGGCCACTATCCGCGCGACTACCAATATCCAGCCGTCCCCAAGACCGCGATCCTGGGCGACTGCTGGCACCGGTTCTATGTCCGCATGCTGGAAGTTGTGCAGTCGATTGACCTGGTGCGGCAGGCTATCGATCGTTACAGCCGAGCGACCGGCGCGTATGGCGTGCCGGTGAAGCTGAACGAGAAGCTCCCCAAGGGTGAGGTCTATCTCGAGACCGAAGCCCCGCGCGGCCAGATGGGCTTTTACCTGGTCAGCGACGGCTCGCCGATTCCCTGGCGCGCCCGGGCCCGCAGCAGTTGCTTCTGTAACCTGTCGATCACGCACGCCCTGTGCCGCGGCTGTTTGATTGCCGACGTGCCGGCCATCGTCG
- a CDS encoding DUF2203 domain-containing protein: MTDRPSDKPSPEASPLHANQPRLFTVEQANAMLPLVRAIVGDLAQLSREFRERKQRVGELIEAHGSKRETVYSDELHEAELQLERDRAKIQEYVDELLALGVEPKGGPEGLVDFPAAIDGRVVYLCWKLGEPEVLHWHELDAGFAGRRSLVASSGTGGTFGENSLGC, translated from the coding sequence ATGACCGACCGCCCGTCCGACAAGCCTAGCCCTGAAGCTTCGCCCCTGCACGCCAACCAGCCGCGGCTGTTCACCGTCGAGCAGGCCAACGCCATGCTGCCATTGGTGCGGGCCATTGTCGGCGATCTGGCTCAACTGTCGCGCGAGTTCCGCGAACGCAAGCAGCGCGTTGGCGAGTTGATCGAAGCCCACGGCTCGAAGCGCGAGACCGTGTATAGCGATGAACTGCACGAGGCCGAGTTGCAGCTCGAGCGCGACCGGGCCAAGATCCAGGAATACGTCGACGAGCTGCTGGCCCTGGGGGTCGAACCCAAGGGTGGACCCGAGGGGCTGGTCGACTTTCCCGCCGCAATCGACGGCCGAGTGGTGTATCTGTGCTGGAAGCTGGGCGAGCCCGAGGTGCTGCATTGGCACGAGCTCGACGCCGGCTTCGCCGGTCGCCGGTCGCTGGTGGCTTCGAGCGGCACGGGGGGCACCTTCGGCGAGAACTCGCTAGGCTGTTAG
- a CDS encoding four helix bundle protein, which yields MARTQFENLQVYRLAEELADRVWEIVKNWSNFPRDTVGKQLVRAADSIGANIAEGSGRGTFPENRRFVRIARASLHETKHWLRRACQRGLLSAEQVEQLKLLLDELAPRLNAYINSIGQSKPVAPPTTDN from the coding sequence GTGGCGCGAACCCAATTTGAAAATCTGCAGGTATACCGGCTGGCCGAAGAACTCGCCGATCGCGTGTGGGAGATTGTCAAGAACTGGTCAAACTTCCCACGCGACACCGTCGGCAAGCAACTGGTGCGAGCCGCCGATAGTATCGGGGCGAACATCGCCGAAGGGTCCGGTCGCGGTACGTTCCCAGAGAATCGACGTTTTGTTCGCATCGCCCGGGCGTCGCTTCACGAAACGAAACACTGGCTAAGAAGAGCTTGCCAACGAGGACTCTTGTCCGCCGAACAGGTCGAACAGCTCAAGTTGCTTCTCGACGAATTGGCTCCAAGGCTCAATGCGTACATCAACTCCATCGGTCAATCCAAGCCAGTTGCTCCCCCAACAACGGACAACTGA
- the csrA gene encoding carbon storage regulator CsrA, with protein MLVLSRKKNESIVINNEITVVVVEIRGDKVRLGVEAPKEVPVHRREVYDAIQRSSAEHPPTTEKPAEPEAGKADRS; from the coding sequence ATGTTGGTCTTATCCCGCAAGAAGAACGAAAGCATCGTGATCAACAACGAGATCACGGTCGTGGTGGTCGAGATTCGCGGCGACAAGGTGCGACTCGGCGTCGAAGCCCCCAAGGAAGTGCCGGTTCACCGGCGCGAGGTCTACGACGCCATCCAGCGTTCCAGCGCTGAGCACCCCCCGACGACCGAGAAGCCCGCCGAACCCGAAGCCGGCAAGGCCGACCGCAGCTAG